Genomic window (Magnolia sinica isolate HGM2019 chromosome 10, MsV1, whole genome shotgun sequence):
GGCTATTTTGGTATCTGAAATCCATGTCTTCCGATTTTGGTTGTGATTGGTTTTGATTATTGTATGTCTCctcttttctctatctctctcttatcCTTTTGGAAGCTCTTCTGTTGaagtgggctttttttttttttgaggtgtTCTTGAAGTTTACTCgtttggttttcttttctttcctttttctcttattGGTTATTGGGATTTTTGGGGACATTTTGAGGATTTTGGTGTGTAATTTGGGTGGTTTATTAAGTTTTTTGATTTTGGGTTTTTGGAATAGAATCTGAGATTTTGATAGCTGCTGTATTGGTGTTTTTAGCTCTTGGGTTGAAGTGgatgcttgttttaaggctttTAAGCTGTAATTGGGTGTTTTTAGCAGTTTATTTGATATGGGTTCTGAAAATGTGATTGTGACTTTAATGCTTTTAAGCTGAAATTGGGTGTTTTATAagtttatttgattttggttttgaaAATAGTGTGGATTTTCTTTTTTGATCTTTGTTCCTTTTGAGTTGCATAAGTTTTGTGATTAGGGGTTGGGATAGATTTgtaaattttccttaaaaaaaaaaaaatggttttctCAAGTTATTGATCTCTGAATGAATTGGcttttggtgatctttgagctCTCAAGTGAAGTGGTtttgtctgtttttctttatctaATGCAGGATGGGGGAGATTCTCGAATTTCAGTGATTTGGGTTTTGAATCATTTGATTAGTTCTGTTGAGTATCTGGATTTTGAACGAAAAGAAGATCTGGTTCTTGTGACTGTTGTTGGTTTGATTGAGGAGCGATGGATTTGAGCGAGAAGGATAAGTTTGGAATGGAGAAGAGTAGTGGTGGGGATCATTTGAACTATCACACGTCCAATATCTCTTCTGACTGGCGATTCACCGGTGGGCCCAATCTCACAAACCCGTCGATCGGTCTGGTGCCCACCGAAAACCCCATAGCCAATCCGCCGATGGGTTCTCCGTCATGTTCAtctgtttcaatggtggatacgTACTGCCCCAGCCTTTGGGATCACCACGGTTCACAGAACTTGGGTTTCTGTGAAAACAATATTCAAACCAGCACAAGCACCTCCAACACAGTATCTATTAGGAAATCGGTTTTTGGTTCATCGAGATCGGGTGTCGAGAAACCGCTTGAGGTGGGATGGAATCCTTCGATGTCGAAAGGGGGTGTCTTTTTGCAACCGGGTGTGGGGATCCTTCCACAGAGCCTATCTCAGTTCCCTAGTGATTCTGGTTTCATCGAGCGGGCTGCGAGGTTCTCGTGCTTCAGTAGCACGAATTTCAACGATATAGTGAACCCGTTCAGTGTTTCTGAATCTTTGAGCCCTTTTTCTAAGGGTGGAGGGGTTCAAGCGCAGGAGGTTCTGTCGGTGAATGGTTCGAAAGGTGTCATCGGTGGGACACAGTCGCAGAAGAACGAATCGCATGGGAAGGGAGTGGCCAAGGATGTTTCTCTGGCTGTTGATTGCGGGGCAATTGAAGGGAGTTCGATGAAGATGGAAAGAGAAATTGGGAGCATGTTAAGGTCATCGGATGATGGTAAACATGGCATTGGAGGGTCAAGCAATGAATCTGATGAAGCTGAGTTTAGTGGCAGCGGGCAAGATGATCTATCTATTTTGGAGAACACTGCTGGGGAGCCTTCGGCTAAGGGATTTGGtgccaaaaaaaggaaaaggggaAATCAGGTAGAGTGCTTAAGATTTTCTTTTTGATGATGGCCTAATGCTTCTATCTGTTATAAGTGTAGATTTCATTCATGAGAAATGCTGAGGAGATTTGTTTGAAGGCAGATCGAAGTGGCGATTCACGGCACAAGCATTTGAGACGTAGGCCGTTCATCAGGCGGGTCAACACATGAGGTGGGGGCCTGCACGTGTATGAGAAGTGGATGGTTTGGAAGAAAATAACCATCACTccatatatgatgtatatgtgttgcccacctgatgagtggaccaacctgatttacGGGCCAGGGCAcgttcatggtgggccacataatcaatggtccagatcttgTGGCACATGTGCCATGTATCTCCTTAGCATTTCTCTATGTGATAAAAATgtttctaaattaaatttcatggtaggaTATGGAATTGGACCAAGCTAAAGGAGCCCCGCAAGTATCAGTTGAAACCACAAAGGAGAATGCGGAGAATAAACCAAAGGGTGAACAGAACTCAACGGCAGCAGGTAATAAGAATAATGGGAAACATGGGAAGGATGGCTCCCAAAATTCGGAGGCACTGAAGGAAGATTATATTCATGTGAGGGCACGACGAGGCCAGGCGACAAACAGCCACAGTCTTGCTGAAAGAGTAAGCTTTTTTGTAGAAGTGGCAGTTTCCATTGAATCTATCTCTTGTTGCCCTGTAATTAAGAAAGCTAATTTGGTTGGAGCCTCTCCCATGCATGGTTTTGAACATAGCGACAAATCTTGTTCAAGGGAATTTTTCATTCAGGAAATTTCTTGggtgattttcaaaatttgaggtttttcttgggatattattgggaaaatcCTATCGAAAATATGAAGTATTTAAAAGtatttattgtaaattaataaataaaatgtaAATTTAAATATATGGTTACGCGACAAATTCCTATAGTTTGAAAATCTTGCAATAATAGCGAGATAATATTGTTTAGTGTAATTTTCGTGATTTTATCAtgagattttcagattttcagTGATATTTTTCATACATATTAAATAGCAGCTATGGAGTGTGAATGGTTTGCAGATTGAAACCGGAGTGGCTTGCCCTGGCTTTGTTCCATTTCTGTCCTCCTTCAATCTGGTGACTCTTTTCATTGCCCATTGAAACAAAGACATCTCGGTTGAGTTGACCTGTTTTTGGACTATTTTGGAACCATGGCATGTCGAAAAGAGGGAGGTTGTTGTCTGGTGGTTTGTTTGTAAAGCTTTCACTGATCTACCATTTATAATCCAATCCAAAGTTGCTGGGATGAGGCTGAGATGCTGATggtgatgattgattatgttgtTGAAGCTAACTTGGTTGGACTGGCTCAATTTGAATCACAGGTGCGGAGGGAAAAGATCAGCGAGCGGATGAAATTTCTTCAAGACCTTGTACCTGGTTGCAGCAAGGTATTCTTCTAGAACTGTTTTAAGGTGGCTAGACTATGAGAACATGTTGGTGTTCCCCACGGAGGTTAGCTGTTGTGCTTATAATCCAACCTGGGTACACACGTGGTAATATCCGAGCCATGTATATACTCTAGCCCAGAGATCAGCCAGTTCACTCATCAGGTGTAGTGCAGTATGAATAAATGGACACTTAAAAAATCTCGCTTTAGCTGGCAATTTGTTCAAATTCACTAAAGCCCACTTAAATAtttgactggcctgatttttgggagtatcaactggtgggtcccatcactcCCACGTGTGAATATCCTCAATCTCCAACACGTGCCATGCTGGCATGTATGCTAGTATGGCCCTTGTGCTGGATCATTGAATTCGAACCCCTTCGCTATGTATGTGACTTTGTTCTGGACATGTACGCAATGAACCTTGGAAAACATGTTTTGTGTAATCTTAGTTGATAAATGCTTAGGACCTGTTTAGTTATATAAATTTATCTCATATTTTGTGTAACCTTAGTTGATAAATGCTTAGGACCTGTTTGGTTAGCTTAAAAAATGAGttaaatctcattttaattaatggTTATTactcattatgtattagagatctttttaTTTTCGTAGGGATTAAAAATGATCCTGATAACCAACAATTTATGTAAACCTTGATCTCTAATATGTAATTTCCTCTAACTAGAATgagtgaactcatttttaagtggaagccaaacaggcccttataatataaaaataatgtATCTACATGACTAGAAACATATAAATACTGATcgtcatcatttttatttttatttggagaGATAATGACGataatcatctaagccttgtcccaaattattgggtttggctacatgaatcatgttctgccAAAATGTATAAATACTGGTAATACAAGAATAAATTTTTTAATAGCTGTATCCTGTGCCTCTGTATTGGGTTGCCATATTTTCAAGCCATGGTGTGTCATTGTTATATGGAGGTTAATTATAGTTACCTTTGGATATGTTGTTTGCAGGTCACCGGCAAGGCAGTCATGCTAGATGAGATCATCAACTACGTACAATCACTGCAACGACAGGTTGAGGTATGCTCATACAACTCTGAACAGGAAATCTGTTTGGCTTTCCATTTATTGAGTTTGGAATCATTCTGAATTTGGTATGGAAAAGCCAAAGCTATGATGTGGGGTCCAAGGATAGTCTTACCCATGGGTCTTGGCATCTACTTCACATGTTTTTCCTGGCTTTCTTGCTGATGGTAGATCTGCTTATTTCCATAGTCTCTGTGTTTAATCAGTCTGAGAGAGCCAAGTCTGAGATGTTTCTCTTTCCTGGTTGTAGTTTTTGTCTATGAAGCTTGCAACTGTCAATCCACGACTGGACTTCAACATAGAAGGCCTTCTCTCGAAAGATGTAAGTAAAGACAATACCTGTTGAAATACCTACCGTTGCAATAATTGAATTAGTAAAGTGGAAATGGCCTCGATGAGGAATTACTGTTGTCAGCGTCCAACTTGCAATACATGGAATTGTGATTAGAGGTTTGGTCGTCATTATGAACTAAAATGGTGCCTCATTCCCACTGTTAAAAGAATAGGAGACTCGGATCGATTCGTCGGGCCCTGGGTTAAATTGTGTTCAAAATCTTGTTAAACTGAATTGGGTGTTGAATCCGAGTCGGCTCAGACTAGTTGGATCCGAGTATTAAAACCATGCCCATTTCGTCTATGTTGAATTTGATTCTTTTGATTTAGATACATTGCGTATCCAGATGTCCTGTGTGATTCTGGACCTGTATGAGGTAGCTATGATGAATGGGGGTGTATTTTAACAAATTAACAATTCCAAGATCAATTGATTAATATAATAATTTTGTCCATTTCAGATTTTTCAGCCACGGGGTGGCACACCATCTACAATTGGGTTTTCTCCAGATATGAGTATGGTACATCCTCAGCTACATCCATCTCAACAAGGATTGATTCAAGCTGGAATTCCTGCGATGGGAAACCCCACAGAGACACTTAGAAGAACCATCAATTCTCAATTGGCGGCCATGAATGGATACAAAGAACCCGGATCTCAGGTTTCCCACCGTTACCAAACTAATTCATCCACATTTGGAAATTGAAATAGTTAGCTAGTTCTCTGTGTGCCCTGGACTAGTGCGTGGCATGTGAAGATTTGAGTCTTAAACTATATTACCATGGTGTTCTCACTCGAGTGCTTTTTCACATATGTATCATGTGATACActcgatcaaaatcaatggcaCACATTATCCCTGCCTCTTCCGTTAACCTaagctgttgatctggtgggccacatcatggtaCAGGCCATGCTGTTGAATGACCTTCCTAAGGGGGATGATTCTAGCCATTCGATGGAAGTGGACAATTATAACCAAGAGGTTGAATTGATGGTTACTCTAGGGCATCTGAGTCCGCATCAGCATCTCCCATCTACTACTTGGCCCACCatttgaacaatttggatcactaaaccgtGGCTGCATATGCACTTTTGGGCCAGGATAAACGCTTGATTAACCTGACTTGACTAGATATTCATTTGGGTCAAGAGAACCTGAACACATGAGTCGATTTGACTctatatttaaataattaaatctgTTAATAACACATGTTGAAATGCATGAGTATAAAAAGAGTCATGGTTAATCAAGCGTGCATGCATGGCAAGTTGGTAACACGGCACGCCCCTTTATTGTGAGGTTGCCTGTTCGAATCTTACCACTACAGTGAGTTTCCTAGTGTGAACTGGCTTGAAACCTCAGCATTTGAGTTGCCTCGgctgagttttgagtcgagccactGGGTTTTAGAACTACAGATATATTTCCTTTTATCCACAAACCAAACAAAAAATCTCAGAACTCCCATCTTCTCATGCATCTTGATTTTTGACAGATACCGAATGTATGGGATGATGAGCTCCACAACGTCATCCAGATGAGCTTCGGGAATGCCCCTTTCAATCCGCAAGAGAtaaatggtaaaaaataaaaataaaaaataaaaaatcttgatGATCTTCCCAAATGAAAACCTCTGATTCATCATCTGAATATTGTAGGACAGCTATGAAGATCTCATTTTTCTTTGCAGGTCCACTGCCTCCGGGCCATATGAAAGTTGAGCTTTGATCCATGCATCCAATGCAACCTTTTGCATTTACATTCCTTCTGTTTTAAGGAGAGAGACGATAACGTGACAAAGTTATATATTCCATTCAATATTTTCTATTGGAAGATCTGTCCATTTCTCATCACCGTCGAAACCAAACCTGCACCGCCGGGCTTCCTTGTATAGCGAATTGAGGCGAGGCGGTTCCAATATATCATACACAACCACCATTGTTTCTTTCTTTGGATGTTACTACATAGAGAAATCCATGTTTGTGAAGATatagctagtggggcccactttgaatgaGAGATGGGTCTTTATTGCTGTGTAAAATGGATCTTCATAATCAGGTGTGTTGTAGCAAAAGAAACACAAGATGGGTTGTGGCATTGGCTATGTATTCATGGGCTGTTTTGAGAGAGAAGACAGCATCAGGTTGTATTTTGGATTTGCAGATGAAAGGATGGTTGTAGCTATCTTGTTTTAAACCTTGAGGAAGGAATGGAAGTTGTAAGCTTCTTATATAGTAACAAATCAAAATCTATTTCATTATTCTCTATGGTGGCACTGTCTACATGGATTTTGTTTGGTCAGAATTCATACACATCAAGCAAGCtgcatcctttttcttttttctttttaatagacTTGTGGAAATTACAAGGGAAAGATGGTGCACGCCTCTTGCACGGAGAGGCCGTGCATGCATACTACCCATCACCCAAGAATCGGTTTTCATACACATCAAGCAAGTTGTTTTAGTGAACTTGTGGAAATTACTGGTGCACGCCGGTTGCACAGACGGGCTGTGCATGCATGCTATCCATCACCCAACAATCATGGATGTGAATCTGAGTCGCTGTGACAAACTGTCACCTGGAGATTTTGAAATTGTGAGGAAGAAGCCAAATGGTGACAttgcaaaatttgaaaaatattggCAGGTTTTAATTTTTAGTGATTTTATTGTCAATTATCTTGATATTAATGCAAAGATTCCAAATATTTTGGTTAATTTAATATATAAttcttaaaattatttattaattgatTGTTTATAAAATAGTGGAAAGAGAAAGGGAACAACATATAAAATGAAACATAGCGGAGAATGAATAGACTTTTCCCATTTTATTCTCTTATATTATGAAAGGTTTATGATTACATATATATTATGAAAATTTTATGATTACATAAATTTAACTAATAATAAATGTAAAAAATTCTTTTATATTCGAAAGTAATCCAAGTGAAATTTTGGAAGTTTATATTACGCTCATTAATATTCAGGCTGAAGCAGGGATATTATATATGCCAAGCTTGGAATATATGCGTACCCTACTTGGAAGGTAGAGTCTTGGTGAAACATTAAAAAGTTAGTCCTAAGATAGAACACAAGGAATAGAGACTTCATCGTATAGAAATTTTTTCATAtatgaagtgacagtcaactttaaTGTGTTTAATTCTTTTGTAATAGGTTGGATTGTttgcacacccagatccatagctcaactggcagactgagtggagatacctcgtttcaacacttgaggtcttgtatcgatccctagtgggggtggctaacatggagtgtgtgtactgacatgggtgtgtactaacaagctaacccaaaaaaaaaaagcaaaaaaagaaaaaagaaaaaggttggATTGTTTGCTATGTGTGAAGCAATTTGATTGTCACAATAACTGCATAGGTAGGCACGTTGTAAATTCCATTTCctacaacaatttttttttttattccacaTCAATTCACAAAAGGTGTAAGCCGTTGCTTTGTTGCTTGATCAGACCACTatattttgtttcttgctttttTATGCTATTATGACTAGATTTCTTTTCACAAATGTACAGTATCCACTTGTGGATCATCTATTTAATAAGGAACCTATTGAGTCTACATTTGAATATCCTGTAACTTATGATGCTGATTTCGTTTATCCAAAATTTATGGACTTGATACTCTTTTAGGGTAATACAAAATTtgaataattattttcatttaaGGTATTTTTGGAGAACTCATGAAGTGGCTTACTACACTCATTATATAAAATATGTCTGATTGACTAATAGTTATGTTAATAAGTTTTCTATCCAATTTTCTCTACTTTCCTGATCCTCCATTGTATCTCCTTAATTACAAGCTTGTGATTAGGATCTATTGGAGTGTCAACTAGCTTGGTCCTAAAAAGGATCCATCTCAAAGAGTAATTCTAGAACACACTTTTGTTAAGATAGATTAACTCCTTTGGATCTAGCTACTTTTATTCCAAGGAAGTATTGAAGATGACCCCAATCTCTTGTTAGAAAATACTATCGAAGGTACTTCTTTAATTCCTTAATCCATTTATTCTTCTAATAATAACAATATCATTCACATATACTACAAGTACTATGAAACTCGAGATACCCTTCCACATGAAAGTGAAAGGATTAATATGACTTCGAATAAAACAATAGTTTAATAAAACATTGTTGAACTTGTCACAATTTGCATGTGGAGACTATTTCAACTTATAAATTACTTTTAACAATTTTCACACTTTGTCAAAGCCCCCCGCAACAAATATGGGTGGAGCACTCTATATaaacttcattttttaaaattattatgaaggaatgtatttttttaaaatataaatttggAAGACAGTCTGGCCATAATGAATAGATATAGACAGTATAACCTAAATGAAATTGAACTTCGTTAGAGAAAAATGTTTTGCTATAATCAATAAAAGGTATTTGAGTGTATGACTATCTTTATCGACGAGGCAAGCCTTCAATTGTTCGACTGCACCATCAGAATGAAGCGTAATTGCATGGACCTATTTGCAAGCCGCAACATGTTTGCTAGTTAGAAGAGTGGCAGGTTTTTAAG
Coding sequences:
- the LOC131258051 gene encoding transcription factor bHLH49-like isoform X2, producing MDLSEKDKFGMEKSSGGDHLNYHTSNISSDWRFTGGPNLTNPSIGLVPTENPIANPPMGSPSCSSVSMVDTYCPSLWDHHGSQNLGFCENNIQTSTSTSNTVSIRKSVFGSSRSGVEKPLEVGWNPSMSKGGVFLQPGVGILPQSLSQFPSDSGFIERAARFSCFSSTNFNDIVNPFSVSESLSPFSKGGGVQAQEVLSVNGSKGVIGGTQSQKNESHGKGVAKDVSLAVDCGAIEGSSMKMEREIGSMLRSSDDGKHGIGGSSNESDEAEFSGSGQDDLSILENTAGEPSAKGFGAKKRKRGNQDMELDQAKGAPQVSVETTKENAENKPKGEQNSTAAGNKNNGKHGKDGSQNSEALKEDYIHVRARRGQATNSHSLAERVRREKISERMKFLQDLVPGCSKVTGKAVMLDEIINYVQSLQRQVEFLSMKLATVNPRLDFNIEGLLSKDIFQPRGGTPSTIGFSPDMSMVHPQLHPSQQGLIQAGIPAMGNPTETLRRTINSQLAAMNGYKEPGSQIPNVWDDELHNVIQMSFGNAPFNPQEINGQL
- the LOC131258051 gene encoding transcription factor bHLH49-like isoform X1, which encodes MDLSEKDKFGMEKSSGGDHLNYHTSNISSDWRFTGGPNLTNPSIGLVPTENPIANPPMGSPSCSSVSMVDTYCPSLWDHHGSQNLGFCENNIQTSTSTSNTVSIRKSVFGSSRSGVEKPLEVGWNPSMSKGGVFLQPGVGILPQSLSQFPSDSGFIERAARFSCFSSTNFNDIVNPFSVSESLSPFSKGGGVQAQEVLSVNGSKGVIGGTQSQKNESHGKGVAKDVSLAVDCGAIEGSSMKMEREIGSMLRSSDDGKHGIGGSSNESDEAEFSGSGQDDLSILENTAGEPSAKGFGAKKRKRGNQDMELDQAKGAPQVSVETTKENAENKPKGEQNSTAAGNKNNGKHGKDGSQNSEALKEDYIHVRARRGQATNSHSLAERVRREKISERMKFLQDLVPGCSKVTGKAVMLDEIINYVQSLQRQVEFLSMKLATVNPRLDFNIEGLLSKDIFQPRGGTPSTIGFSPDMSMVHPQLHPSQQGLIQAGIPAMGNPTETLRRTINSQLAAMNGYKEPGSQIPNVWDDELHNVIQMSFGNAPFNPQEINGPLPPGHMKVEL
- the LOC131258051 gene encoding transcription factor bHLH49-like isoform X3; the protein is MDLSEKDKFGMEKSSGGDHLNYHTSNISSDWRFTGGPNLTNPSIGLVPTENPIANPPMGSPSCSSVSMVDTYCPSLWDHHGSQNLGFCENNIQTSTSTSNTVSIRKSVFGSSRSGVEKPLEVGWNPSMSKGGVFLQPGVGILPQSLSQFPSDSGFIERAARFSCFSSTNFNDIVNPFSVSESLSPFSKGGGVQAQEVLSVNGSKGVIGGTQSQKNESHGKGVAKDVSLAVDCGAIEGSSMKMEREIGSMLRSSDDGKHGIGGSSNESDEAEFSGSGQDDLSILENTAGEPSAKGFGAKKRKRGNQDMELDQAKGAPQVSVETTKENAENKPKGEQNSTAAGNKNNGKHGKDGSQNSEALKEDYIHVRARRGQATNSHSLAERVRREKISERMKFLQDLVPGCSKVTGKAVMLDEIINYVQSLQRQVEFLSMKLATVNPRLDFNIEGLLSKDIFQPRGGTPSTIGFSPDMSMVHPQLHPSQQGLIQAGIPAMGNPTETLRRTINSQLAAMNGYKEPGSQVHCLRAI